DNA sequence from the Candidatus Schekmanbacteria bacterium genome:
AAATAAAAGAGAGCGGAAAATTGACAAGATTTTCCGCTTTTTTTTTGTATAAATTTTTATTTTTCATATAAAATATTATAGGAAAAGAAGAAACTTGTTTTTTCAAAAAGAGGGAAGAAAGTTGCCGAATAAAAAAATTCTTTTAGTTGATGATGACACAAAACTTGTTTCGATGGTTAAAAATTATCTTGAAAGGGATGGCTATAAAATTATTCCTGCCTATGATGGTGAGAAAGCTTTGGAGCTTTTCGATAAGGAAAATCCTGACTTTATCATTCTTGACCTGATGCTTCCCAAAGTTGATGGTTTAGATGTGTGTAAAGAGATAAGAAGCAAATCTAATATTCCAATTCTTATTCTTTCTGCCAGAGGAGAAGAAACAGATATTGTCGTAGGGCTTGAAATTGGGGCAGATGATTATTTGAGCAAACCTTTTAGTTTGAGAGAACTTTCAGCTCGCGTGAGGGCTCTTTTAAGAAGGTCTTCCAAATCAGGTGTCAAAGAAAAAACCAAGAAAGAATTTCTCAAGTTTTCTACATTCTCAATAGATTTCAAGAAGCATGAAGTGATCGTTGATAATAAAAAAGTCGATCTCACTGCCACTGAATTTGCTCTATTAGCTCTCTTAGCGATGAATCCGGGTAGAGTTTTCACAAGAGATCAGCTTTTAGATGAAATAAGAGGCAGAGAACTCACACCATTTGACCGTTCAGTAGATATTCATATCAGCCATCTTAGACAAAAAATCAATGATACTGCCAAAGAGCCACAATATATCAAAACTGTCTGGGGTGTTGGATACAAAT
Encoded proteins:
- a CDS encoding DNA-binding response regulator, with protein sequence MPNKKILLVDDDTKLVSMVKNYLERDGYKIIPAYDGEKALELFDKENPDFIILDLMLPKVDGLDVCKEIRSKSNIPILILSARGEETDIVVGLEIGADDYLSKPFSLRELSARVRALLRRSSKSGVKEKTKKEFLKFSTFSIDFKKHEVIVDNKKVDLTATEFALLALLAMNPGRVFTRDQLLDEIRGRELTPFDRSVDIHISHLRQKINDTAKEPQYIKTVWGVGYKFEDSAQE